The genomic window TTGATGGGGCTGCAGGCGAGCTCGATCAGACGAAGCTGAATGTCGATGGTGGTGCCATCAGTCTCGGCCATCCGGTCGGGACCAGCGGCAATCGCATTGTGCTGCATCTCGTCAACGCGATGAAGCGGCTCGGGACCAAGCGCGGCATTGCCACCGAGTGCATCGGCGGCGGCCTCGGCGGCGCCATGCTGATTGAGACGGTATAGAGGGAACGATCATGGACAGCCGTATCATGGACGTTCTGAAGGATCACGTGCTCGAACTCGGGCCAACGCCTTCACCAGGGCCGTACAGACACTTCAAGCTCACCCGCGACAGCGATGGCATTGCGTGGCTGTTGTTCGACCGCGAGGGCGCGAGTGCCAACACGCTTTCTGCGGATGTATTGGAAGAGCTCAGCCAGATTGTTGCATCGCTCGAAAGCGAGCGCCCAGCCGGACTGGTCGTTCGTTCTGCAAAGCCATCGGGCTTCATCGCGGGTGCCGATGTCAATGAATTCCGTGATGCGGCCGATCCAGGTCAGGTGGAGACTGAAATCGGCAAGGCGCATGCGGTCATCGATCGATTCGAAGCGCTGAAGATTCCAAGCGTGGCCGTCATCCATGGCTTTTGTCTCGGTGGTGGATTGGAAGTGGCGCTTGCCTGCAACGCGCGCATCGCGATCGACAATGCGCGGTTTGGCTTTCCCGAAGTGATGCTGGGCCTGCACCCTGGCCTCGGCGGCACGGCGCGTTGCACGCATCTGATCAGCCCGATCGAGGCGATGACCTTGATGCTGACCGGGAAGACCATCGACGCCCGCCGCGCGAAAGCGCTGGGGCTGGTCGAAGCTGTAACGCAGGAGCGGCATGTCCGCGGCGCGGTGAAAGACGCGATCTTCGGCCGGCTCCGGCCGCGCAGGCAGAGCCTGCCTGGAAAGATCGTGAACTTTGGTCCTGTGCGAGAAGTGCTTGCCAACCGAATGCGGAACGAAGCAGCCAAGACCGCACCGAAGGAGCATTATCCAGCGCCTTATGCGCTGATCGATCTATGGGAACAGCACGGTGGTGATCGCAAGGCGATGCTGGCGGCGGAGAAGACCTCTTTCGCCAACCTCATGGTCACCCCGACCGCGCAGAATCTGATTCGTGTGTTTTTCCTGCGCGAGCAGATGAAGAAGCTGGCCGATGGCACGAACACCGTGAATCATGTGCATGTGATCGGTGCGGGTGCCATGGGCGGTGATATCGCGGCGTGGTGCGCGAACCGCGGATTGGGCGTGACGCTCGCCGATATGAAACCGGAGCCGATTGCGGGCGCAATGAAGCGCGCCGCGGATTTGTTCGCCAAGATCATCCGCAAGAAGACCGAGGTGCGTGATGCGCTCGATCGTCTGATCCCCGATATGACAGGAGAGGGAGCACGTAACGCGGATCTCATCATCGAAGCTGTCCCAGAGAAACTCGACCTCAAACAGAAGGTTTATGCGGGGCTCGAGCAAGTGATGAAGCCCGGCACCATTCTTGCGACGAACACGTCGAGCATTCCGTTGCAGGATCTGCGCTCGACGCTGAAGTCGCCGGAGCGATTGCTGGGCCTGCATTTCTTCAATCCGGTGTCGCGGTTGCAACTTGTCGAAGTTGTAAGTCACGACACCGTCGACCCGCAGGCACTGGCGACGGCGCTACGGTTTGTCGGCGCCATCGACCGCCTGCCGCTGCCGGTGAAGAGTTCGCCAGGCTTTCTCGTCAATCGCGCGCTGACGCCGTACATGCTGGAAGCGATGGTGATGCTCGATGAAAAGATCGACAAGGCCGTTATCGATGCAGCCGCGGAAAAGTTCGGCATGCCGATGGGACCTATCGAACTTGCGGATCAGGTCGGCCTCGACATCTGTCTCGCGGTCGGCGACATGCTGCGCTCGAAGTTTGGCGAGGCCGCATTGCCGCCGGCACCGGACTGGCTGCGCGACAAGGTGAAGAACGGAGAACTCGGCCGCAAGACCGGAAAGGGCTTCTATGACTGGAAGGACGGCAAGGCCGTCAAGATGCCGTCGCAGATTGCTCCGACCGACGAGATGATTGATCGTCTTGTGTTGCCCATGTCGAATGTGTGCGTTGCCTGCCTGCGCGAAGGCATTGTGGACAACGCCGATCTCGTCGACGGCGCGATGATCTTCGGTACAGGCTATGCGCCCTTCCGCGGCGGACCGTTGAATTATGCCCGCACGCGCGGGCCGGCTAACATAGTCGCAGTATTGGAGACGCTGGAGACGAAATTCGGTAGCCGCTTCAAGCCCGATGCGGGATGGGATAGCTTCACTTAAGTCTAAGGAATCTGTTTATGGCAGAGACGTCCGTCCATGCTGCTCCGGCGCCGACCGAACCGCAGGGTGAGCTCTCCATTCGCACGCTCGCCATGCCGGCGGATACCAACCAGAACGGAGATATTTTCGGCGGCTGGCTTTTGAGCCAGATGGATCTCGCGGGCAGCATCTACGCCTACAAGACCACGCAGAGCCGCACTGTTACGGTTGCAATCGAAGCTATGACATTTCGCAAGCCGGTTTATGTCGGCGATGTGGTGTCCGTCTATGCCACGACGGTGCGCATCGGCCGCACGTCGATCACGGTGCATCTCGAAGCGTGGGTGCAGCGGCGCAGCGAAGCTAAGCTGATTCTGGTGACCGACGGCAACTACACTTACGTGTCCGTGAACGATCACGGCAAGCCGCAAGTGATTGCGCAAGAGTCATTGCGCACGATGGTCTAGTGTGCGTTTCAGAAGTCCGCATCATTCGTGCGGCGAGTCTGGAATGCGGACTTCTGAACCAAAGCCACACTAGATTAATAACTTGCTAGTGTCCTTCGATTCCGAAGTTCGCAAACGAAGGTGCAGCGGAATGATGCGAACTTCGGAATCGGGATACTAGGACTCTGATTCGATCGGAACTGATTCGTTTACTCATCTTAACGATGATGACGTTTGTGCGAATTTTGAGGCGATAACTCCGTTGCGGCATCATGCCTCGCTCATGCCCTGTTAAAGCCGTGGCCCGGTTATAAAACTGTCGCGCGAAGCGCCTACAGGTGCGGCGCGTTGCACAGTGTCATGGCACTATTCGCTTACGTTCGAGTCATTTCGGGCGATAGAGGCCGAAAAAATGTTGGCCTGCAACGTGCATATGGTTGTGTGAAAGCGTCCGGAGAAAAGAAAGATCTGAACTGAAACCTTTTCGACTCTTCGGCGTTAGTGCGAACCAAGAGGCGGGCACGGAAGTCAAAAAGCATGTCAGACACCTACATTATCGAAGTCAGCTCGGAAGCCGCAGGCATCGTCGTTCGTGACAAATCCGGTTTCCGGTTCTTCGCAGCCACCCATCGGTTCAATCCCCTCGACGGTAAACTTTTCAAGAACGCGCGCGAAGCCGAACGTGCTGCGACGCAATGTCTAGCCGGGCGCGTGGAGCCACAACCGGCCTAGTGTGGTGGTTCAGAAGTTGGCTTTATTCTTCCCGCGAGTCCTTCCAGCGAATTTCTGAACCTGAACCACACGAGAACCATAAACTTACGAGTGTCCTCTCGAATCCAAAGTTCGCTACACGATGAGGCGGACTTTGGATTCGGGACACTAACGACCTACAACCGTATACGAAGCGCAGCGGAACTGTGTGCGCTGATGACGTGAAAAAGGGCTGGGATAGCTCCCAGCCTTTGTTGTTCTTGGAAGTCTTGTTTCTCGCTCGATTACGCCATTGCGGGATAATCGGTGTAGCCCTTTGCATCGCCGCCATAGAACGTCGCCTTGTCGAAGTCGTTGAGCGATGCGCCAAGCTTAAGGCGTTCGACGAGGTCCGGATTCGAAATGTAATTTCTCCCGAACGCGATCAGGTCGGCCTTGTTGGTATCCAGCACCTGATTGGCAAGCTTGAAGTCGTAGCCGTTGTTGGCGATATACGCACCGCCGAAGCGCTTGCGTAGGCTTTCATAGTCGAACGGGATATTGCCGCGCGGGCCGCCGGTTGCGCCTTCAATAACGTGAATATAGACCAGCTTGAGGTCGTTAAGGCCATCGACGATGTAGTTGAAGAGGGGCTGCGGATTGCTGTCCGCCAGATCGTTCGCTGGCGTAACCGGCGAGATACGAATGCCGGTGCGATCAGCGCCTGCGACCTCTGCGACGGCTTTGGAAACTTCAAGCATCAGCTTGGCGCGATTTTCAATCGGCCCACCATAAGCATCAGTACGCTTGTTTGCGCCGTCGCGTGCGAATTGATCGAGCAGATAGCCGTTGGCGGCGTGGACCTCGACGCCGTCAAAGCCGGCTTCCAATGCATTTGCCGTCGCGCGCTTGTAGTCATCGATCAGGCCGGGGATTTCGTTTAACTCCAGAGCGCGCGGTTCCGATACATCGGCAAATGCGCCGCCGACGAATGTTTTGGTATTGGCGCGCACAGCGGAAGGTGCAACGGGCGCACCGTTGTTGGGCTGCAATGACGTGTGTGAAATGCGGCCAACATGCCATAGCTGGATGAAAATACGTCCGCCCCGCTCATGGACGCCGTCCGTCACTTTGCGCCAGCCCGCAATCTGCTCCTTCGTATAAATGCCAGGCGTGTCCTGATAGCCTTGGCCTTGCTGGGAGATCTGGCTTCCTTCGCTGATCAGCAATCCGGCGGATGCGCGTTGCCCGTAATATTCTGCAGCGAGTGGGCCGGGCACAAAGCCGGCAGCGGCGCGATTGCGCGTCAGTGGTGCCATGACAGCGCGATTTTTAAGCGTAATCGGGCCGAGTTTGTAGGCGTCGAAAAGTTTGGAAGTCATTTTGGGTGATCCCATGTCCGGACTCAATGCAAATGCATCTATTTAACGGCGCGAAATGATTCAAGCTTGCGCCCGCACAAAATTTGCGCGGGCGCGGGTTATAGCGTCGATGCAAGCGAAGCTTATGAAATCCCTAGGAAATCGCGCTTTCCGAGTTCGACGCCATTGTGGCGCAGGATGTCATAGGCGGTCACGCAATGGAAAAAGAAGTTCGGCAAAGCGGCGTGGTTGAGAAATTGCTGCCCCGTCACCGTCACCGTTTTGTCTTGCCCGATGGGATAGGTGATCTCGCGGGCCTCTCCACCCTGATACTTCTCCGCGGGCAACGCCTTGATGTTGCCGATGACTTTGGCGATGCGCGCCTGTAATTCTTCGAAGGTCGTTTCGTTGTCGGCCATCACCGGCAACTCGGTCTGCGTGAAGCGCGCGCATGCCTTGCCTGAGAAATCACAGGCCAACTGGATCTGCTTCACGAGCGGATACATTGTTGGACTGAGCCGCGCATTCAACAGCACTGCGGGATCGATGTTCTTGTCCTTGGCATGGGCTTCTGCCTTGGCAAGAATCTTGGAGAGGGCGGTGAGCGTGTGAATGAATAGCGGCGCAGAGCCATCGTAGAACGACATAAGGAGACCTTTCCGGGTAAGATCGTGGGGCGGTTGCTCTCAATCCAAATCCTGATCGTGTCAAGGCACGCTTATGTGACGACTAGTGTCCCGATTCCGAAGTTCGCATCATTCCGCTGCACCTTCGTTTGCGAACTTCGGAATCGAAGGACACTAGCAAGTTATTGTTCCAGTGTGGCTTTGGTTCAGAAGTCCGCATTCCGGACTCGCTGCACAAATGATGCGGACTTCAGAACCGCCACACTAGTGCGGTGGATCTGACGTTCGTATCAGTATTAACCGCTGGTCAATCATACGAACGTCAGATCCAAAACCGCACTAGATTCATATTTTTGCTAGTGTCCTTAGGTTCTGACATTCGTAAACGAACTAGCCGCAAGCTGATACGAATGTCAGAACCGGGACACTAGCGCGGTGCACCACGCATCCGCGCCAGCAATTCTGCTGTCGGCCACGAATCAGCGGGCAGGCCGTATTTGGCTTGTATGGTTTTGACGGCTATACGGCTTTGCTGCCCAAGCACGCCGTCGATCTTGCCGACATTATATCCAGCGCGGACGAGCAATTGCTGCAGTTCGCGAATCTCATTGAATGGCAACTGGGCGACGGGTGTTGTCGGTTTGCGCATGAGCGCTGCGCCCGCGATGCGCGTGGCGAGATAGGCGGCTGTCGTCGCATAGGTCAGCGAATTATTCCATTCGGTATAAGCAGCGAAGTTCGCGTAGGCGAGAAATGCCGGTCCGGTGCGGCCCATCGGCAGCAGAACCGATGCGGGAAGGTTGTCGTTCGGCAACGGCCGGCCATCTGCGTAAGTCACGCCCCATGCCGCCCATTTCGAGCGCGGATGCTTGATGGTGAGATCGGCCTGATCCCACGGCAGATTTGCCGGCACGCGGATCTCCTGCAGCCATGGCTCGCCGCGCCGCCATTTCAATGCGGTCGCGATGTAGTTCGCCGTCGACCCGATCACATCCGGGGCGCTGCGCAGCATGTTGCGGTGACCATCGCCATCATAGTCAACAGCGTAGTTGTAATAGTGCGAGGGAAGAAATTGCGTCTGTCCCAGTTCGCCAGCCCATGAGCCGATCATCTCGTTTGGCGTTAGGTCGCCGCGATCGATGATCTTCAGAGCCGCAATCGTTTCATCGTGAAACATCTGCGCGCGGCGGCAGTCGTAAGCGAGCGAAACAAGCGAACGCAATGTCGGCAGCTTGCCCATGTTGGCGCCGAAATCGCTCTCCAGTCCCCAGAACGCGGCGATCACTGCGGGCGGCACGCCATATTCCTTTTCGGCGCGCGCAAAGGCTTGCGCATGGGTCTGAATCTTGGCGCGACCTTGTTGCATCCGGTAATCAGCCGCCATGCGCCCGGCAAATTCAGTGAAGACCTGGCCGAACACGCGCTGGCCGCGATCGCGATTGACGATGCCCTGATCGTACACCAGGCCGGGAGAAGCGGCGGCGATCGCACGCTGCGAAATGCCTGCGGCGGCGGCGTCCTGCTTCAGTTGTGCGAGAAACTGGGCGAAGCTCTGCCCGCCGTGACATGCCGCGCCGCTCTGGGCGGATGCGGGGGAGGCATTGAAGAGGCTAGATGATGTTATGAATATAAGCGCCAGAAAACCATAGAAACGCTTCAGAAAATGCATGGGGGCTCGCTCAAATTCACAATTGCAACAACCGCAGAATTGTCTCGTAAAGCTATCATCTGGTGATTTCATCTTGAGTCAAGTTAGCATGGAACAGCATCACCGAATCAGTTGATGCAGGTTGATGGCCTTACTTCGTTTATTCGACCGTTTATGGGATCTTATGACTATTCCAGACTATCAAACACTCATGCTGCCTCTATTGAAGAGAGCTGCAAAAGGCGAGATTAGTGTTCCTGATATACGAGAGGATATTGCTGACGAATTTAGTCTCAATTCTGAAGAACGGGAATTACTGCTGAAGAGTGGGACGCGTGTAATCGATAACCGACTTCACTGGGCTAAGATATATCTCAGCAAGGCGGGATTGATTGTAACGCCCACACGAGGGCGATTTATCGCTACTTCAGAGGGCAAATCTCTCTTGAATAGGAATCCGGCGCGGATCGATAATGGGGCACTTACTCAATATCCATCCTTTCTTGAATTTGTGCGAGGGCGCGCTGGATCAAGCCTTGGCGGTAATGATAATTCGAGTGAAGGAGCTGGGGTTGCTCAAGTAAACTCTACTCCCGAAGAGCAGATTGATTCCGCAGTAAATGCGCTTCAAGCGACGCTTCGGAGCGATCTTTTGCAAAAAATTCTGAAAAATAGTCCGTCGTTCTTTGAAAAGCTAATCGTCGATTTGCTTGTAGCTATGGGATATGGCGGAAGTATTCAGGACGCAGCAACGGAGTTGTTGGGGCGAGCTGGCGACGGTGGCGTGGATGGTGTCATCAACGAGGATCGATTGGGACTCGATAGGATTTACGTTCAAGCGAAGCGGTACACCGATGGCGTGGTGGGACGTCCAGAGGTCCAAGCCTTTGTTGGAAGTCTCGTAGGGCTTGGTGCATCCAAGGGCGTTTTTGTAACGACGTCTCGCTTCTCTCAACAGGCGAGTGATTTTGTTAAGAATCTCAGCCAACGAATTATACTCATCGATGGGCAGCGTCTCGCGGACCTCATGATTGAGTATAATGTCGGAGTTAGAGTCAGTCGATCGATTGAATTTAAGCGCGTCGATGAGGACTTCTTCTCAGACGATGAGTAACTCACAGCTCCCGCGCATTGCTGAACGAGAATGACGAAATCCGCCTTGTATTCTCATCGAGGATGAGCGTGCGGGTGAGTGGCGGCTCGGCCCGCTGACTGCAGTTCTCCCGTTCACACAGCCGGCAGTTCACGCCGATCGGCGTGCCCTGAATTTTTTCCAGATCCAGTCCGCTGGCATAGACCAGCTTTGACGCGTGTCGGATTTCGCAACCAAGGCCGATGGCGAAGCGCGGCTGCGGCTGTGGATAGGGCGCGGCAGGACGGCGCACCATCTGGGCGAGCGAGAAATAGCGGCTGCCGTCCGGCAGTTCGATCACTTGTTGCAGCATGCGATCCGGCGTGTCGAACGTGGAGTGCACATTCCACAACGGACACGTACCGCCGAATTTCGAAAATGGGAAAGTGCCCGATGAAAATCGCTTCGAGACGTTGCCAGCGTTGTCCACGCGCAGCATGAAGAACGGTACGCCACGCGCATTGGGCCGTTGCAAGGTGGTCAGCCGGTGGCAGATCTGCTCGAAGCCGACATTAAAGCGCTGGCCCAGCACCTGGATGTCGTAACCGAGTGTTTCTGCGGCGGTGTGAAACGCCTGATAAGGCATCATCACCGCGGCCGCGAAGTAATTCGCCAGCGTGATCCGATAGAGCCGGCGCGCGGTGTCTTCAAGAGGTCCGGCGCGATTGACGATCGAATCCATCAACGGCCCGCATTCGGCGAGCGCGAGCTGAATGGCAAGCTGGAAAACACGGCCCGGGCCGTCGACCATTTCCGAGATCAGCACCTGCCGCCGATGGCGGTCCCAGCGACGCAGGGTTTCGCGCATGACGTCGACCGGCATGATGCGCACCGTGGTGGAGTGGCGTTCACGCAGGCGATCGCTCAGCGCTGTAAACAGATCTTGTGGCGTGACGTTCAGTTCGTCGCGCAGCGCCTCTGCTGCGGTCTCCAGCTCGGGAAAATAGTTGCGGTTGGCCTCGATCAGGTCGCGCACGCGTTCGATTGGATTGGCCTCGAAACGCACGCCCGCGCTCTCATCACGATCGGCGAACTGCGCGGCGGCCAGGGTCTCGCCACGCCGGGCTTCAGTGTAGGCCGCATAAAGCCGCTGCAGCGAATGGGTCACGCCGGGGCACAGCTCGGCCAAGTCGCGCAATTCCTGTTTGGGCAGGTCGATCTGTCGAAACAGCGGGTCGGAAAAAATCTCGTTCAGCTCGGCGAAGAAGCGGTCCTCGTCGGCGGTGGCGAGGTCACGCAGGTCGAGGTCATAGGTCTCCGCCAGCCGCAACAGAATCTGCGCCGTGACTGGGCGTTGATTGCGCTCGATCAGGTTGATGTAGCTCGGGGAGATGCCGAGGCCTTCCGCGATTTGGGTCTGTGACAGGCCGAGCTGCTGCCGGATCCGCCGGAAGCGCGGGCCCACAAAAAGCTTTTTGCCTGCCTCTGTCGCCATGCCACCGCCTCACGCACTGTTTGTGACAATATTTACAAGATTACATTTGTGACAAGTCCAGATGTTACATCGCATCATCATTCAAAAGCAAGCTATCTGTACGATTTCAGATGTTTGGCGTTTAACTCCTGCCACGCTTTGCAACGCAATGTCATGAATGTGGAACTGGAGATAAGAAATGGCGAAGACTTTTGAACAGCTCGTCCCGGCACCGAAGGGCCGTTTTGATGGTATCGAGCGTCCCTATACCCCCGCCGAGGTGGAGCGGCTCCGTGGTTCCGTGGACATCAAGTACACGCTGGCCGAGAAGGGCGCGAACCGGCTGTGGGAATCGCTAAAGACCGAGCCGTTCGTGAACTCGCTGGGCGCCGTCACCGGCAACCAGGCGATGCAGCAGGCTCGTGCCGGCCTTCAGGCCATCTATCTGTCGGGCTGGCAGGTCGCTGCCGACGCCAACACTGCAGGCGCCATGTATCCCGACCAGAGCCTTTATCCCGCCAACGCCGGTCCGGAACTGGCGCGCCGCATCAACAGGACGTTCCAGCGCGCCGACCAGATCGAGCACTCGGAAGGTGGCGCAAAGATCGACTGGTTCGTTCCGATCGTGGCTGATGCTGAAGCCGGCTTCGGCGGCCCGCTGAACTCTTTCGAGATCATGAAGGCCTATATCGAGGCGGGCGCTGCAGGCGTTCACTTCGAGGACCAACTCGCGTCTGAAAAGAAGTGCGGCCACATGGGCGGCAAGGTGCTGATCCCGACCGCGGCTCATGAGCGCAACCTGATCGCGGCGCGCCTCGCCGCCGACGTTTGCGGCGTGCCGACCTTCGTGATGGCTCGCACCGATGCGGAGAGCGCCAAGCTCATCACGTCAGACGTGGATGAGCGCGATCGCGAGTTCATCACCGGCGAGCGCACCGCGGAAGGCTTCTACCGCCTCAAGGAAGGCACCGGTCACAAGCACTGCATCAAGCGTGGCATCGAATTCGCGAAATATGCCGATCTCTTGTGGTGGGAGACCTCGACGCCGAACCTGGAGGAAGCGAAGGAATTCGCGGAGGCTGTTCGCAAGATCTATCCGAACAAGATGCTCGCCTATAACTGCTCGCCCTCCTTCAACTGGGAAGCCAACATCGACAAGGCGACCATCGCGAAGTTCCAGCGCGAAATCGGCGCGATGGGCTACAAATTCCAGTTCGTGACGTTGGCGGGATTCCACGCGCTCAATCACAGCATGTTCGAACTGGCGCGTGGTTATCGCACCGAGGGCATGGCGGCTTACTCACGCCTGCAGCAGGCTGAGTTCGCTTCCGAGGTTCACGGCTACTCCGCCACGCGTCACCAGCGTGAGGTCGGCACCGGCTACTTCGATCTCGTGTCCACGACGATCTCCAGCGGCCAAAGCTCGACCACGGCGCTCGCCGACTCGACGGAAACCGCGCAGTTCAAATCTCATCCCAAAGCTCAAGCGGCGGAATAACAGGAGGCTGAACATGACCAACGGCAGCAACTACTGGGTGATTGGCGGCGAGTTCGGTTCGATGAACTTCCACAAGCTCGTGGAAGGCTCAGCCCAGGTCCAGGGCCCCTTCAAAACCCGCAAGGAGGCTGAAGACGCCTGGCGCGTGGTGTCCGAAGAGAATCGCCATCGCGGCAGCGTGCGCTTCTCCATCGTAGAAGAGCCCCAGCGCGCCATGGCCTGAGTAATCTGGCCTGATTAAGCTCGGGGAAGCGCAAGAGGGAGTCTCAAAACGAGACATGGCGTGGCCACGAGCACGCCAATAAAGCGGCGGCCTCGTCCGATTTCCGGGCGGGGCCGCTGTGTTTTGGGCTGTTCAACCTTTATTTCCGGGCCTTTGCCGCCGGTACGGTTACTGATAGGTTAAGAACATTGAAGCAAAGGCGACAAAGCGATGTCCGAGCAAAAGGCAGAAGGTCATTCGACGGAGCTGAAGCCAGTCCGGCTGCGCGACGCCTTGCGCAAAGCCCGGATCGAGGCTGCGGACCGCACCGGCGTCGTGGTTGACCTCCGCGATGCCGAAGTCGCCAGGCTCGAAATTCTCAACGACGCGCTTGATTCGCTTTTTGCGGAAATTCCGTCTGACGTGGATCTGTTCGATCGCGGCATCAGTCAGGGCGATACGCCACGGCTGTGGATTGACGCTGTCGCGCATATCGCGATGGGGCGCGACAAGCGGATCTATCGCTTCGTACAGGACACGCGTTTCGGGCGAATCGTGATTGCCCAATCCCACGATGTCGCAACGATTGTCGATGTGGTGACGGACTATATTGCTCGCCGCATGATCGAGCGCGAACACGCGATGGTGGTGACACCGATGCCGGTGGAGACTCCAGCCGCGCCGGTCAAGCGCCAAAGCAGCAGACTCTGGACCTTCACGTTGGGATTCTTCGCCGGTCTCTGTGCGCTCTTTGGTTTTGCGCTGCTGATGGCGTTGCGTCAGATCTAGTGTCCCGAATCCAAAGTCCGCCTCATCGTGCGGGGCTCTCCGTAGCGGACTTTGGATTCGAGGGACACTGGGGCGTGTACTCATCTGTGGACGCCCCGCCAGATGCAAGCGGTTTTTGAAGAAGATTGGCACGTAGTCGGATGCTGCGATCTGTCCGGCCTCTGATGCAGCGATGGAGCTGCGGGCCCGTATGGGAGTTCGCGGACCGGAACCAAATCATAAATGCGTGCTCCAGGCACGATGAGTACATCTGGTTCTTCCAGCCCCGTCTCGCCGACTGTTGCGCCATACTCTCCTTCGACCGACTACACCTGCGACGACCTCAGGTCCGCGAAGAACTCCAGCAGCTTTCCGCGGCTGATCCGCTTGCTGAATATCGCTCGACCCCCTCATCCGCTCCGTGCGCGTGAAAAACATGCTTGGCGATATCCAACCCGATCATGATAACCTCTGACACGGACGCCTCCCTTAAGTGGTGCTCAACACCTCCACTTTGGCACATCGATGCCGTCGGGCGGGGCGTCCACCCCATCATAAGCGCGCGGTGTCCGCTTTCCGGTGTTAAAGCGGCCCAAGCGTCCGGGCCGGATGATTTCTGCTAATGAACCCAAAGCGGAAATTGTTCGCATTGCGTCTTACTTGATGCCTACGACCATTGATTCCGGACCCACGAGCGGTTCAACGTAGGTTTCGACAAAGCCCGCCTCCTTGAACCACGCCATGCAATCGGCGCCCGTGAAATCGAATCCCTCGCGCGTCTCGATCAACATGTTAAGGCTCATCAACAATCCAAATGCATTTCGCCGGCGTTCGTCGTCGATAACGCTGTCATAGATGATCAATGCCCCACCATAAGGTAGTGCCGCGTAAGCCTTGCGGATCAACATCCGCTTCTTGTCTAATCCCCAGTCATGCAGGATGTGTCCCATGATCAGCACGTCGGCCGCCGGCAAGGCGTCGGCGAAGAAGTCACCCGCGTGAAACGAAAGCCGCTGCGAAAGCCCATGCTGTTCCGCGTAAGCTTCGAAATGCGGCCGCACCACGGGCAGGTCAAAGCCGATGCCGGCGAGATGCGGGTGTGCGCGGGAAAGCGTTACGGGAAGGGCTCCCTGCGCGGTGCCAATGTCGACAAAGGTCTTGTAATCGGTCCAGTTGAATTTCTTGGCAATCGCGTTTGCCGCGCCCAGACTCAGTCCGCTCATGGCCTTGAGAAACCCTCTAAGGGTCTCGGGGTCACTATAGATTTCGTCAAAAAGGTCGCGGCCATGCTTCGTCTCATTTTGAGGATTGCCGGTGCGCAAGCCTTCGGTCAGCGCGCCCCAGAATGGATAGAGCCGAGCGTTCGCCATTTCGAGAATACCGCCGACATACGTCGGCTTGCGCCGGTCGAGGAATAGGGCGGCGGCAGGCGTGTTGGCGTATACGCCGTCTGTGCGCTCCAGTTGACCCAGCGCAACCAACGCATCGAGAAAGTCGCGTACGCCGCGCGGATGGAGGCTCAAGCGACTGGCGACCGCC from Nitrobacteraceae bacterium AZCC 1564 includes these protein-coding regions:
- a CDS encoding 3-hydroxyacyl-CoA dehydrogenase/enoyl-CoA hydratase/3-hydroxybutyryl-CoA epimerase (product_source=KO:K01782; cath_funfam=1.10.1040.10,3.40.50.720,3.90.226.10; cog=COG1024,COG1250; ko=KO:K01782; pfam=PF00378,PF00725,PF02737; superfamily=48179,51735,52096), translated to MDSRIMDVLKDHVLELGPTPSPGPYRHFKLTRDSDGIAWLLFDREGASANTLSADVLEELSQIVASLESERPAGLVVRSAKPSGFIAGADVNEFRDAADPGQVETEIGKAHAVIDRFEALKIPSVAVIHGFCLGGGLEVALACNARIAIDNARFGFPEVMLGLHPGLGGTARCTHLISPIEAMTLMLTGKTIDARRAKALGLVEAVTQERHVRGAVKDAIFGRLRPRRQSLPGKIVNFGPVREVLANRMRNEAAKTAPKEHYPAPYALIDLWEQHGGDRKAMLAAEKTSFANLMVTPTAQNLIRVFFLREQMKKLADGTNTVNHVHVIGAGAMGGDIAAWCANRGLGVTLADMKPEPIAGAMKRAADLFAKIIRKKTEVRDALDRLIPDMTGEGARNADLIIEAVPEKLDLKQKVYAGLEQVMKPGTILATNTSSIPLQDLRSTLKSPERLLGLHFFNPVSRLQLVEVVSHDTVDPQALATALRFVGAIDRLPLPVKSSPGFLVNRALTPYMLEAMVMLDEKIDKAVIDAAAEKFGMPMGPIELADQVGLDICLAVGDMLRSKFGEAALPPAPDWLRDKVKNGELGRKTGKGFYDWKDGKAVKMPSQIAPTDEMIDRLVLPMSNVCVACLREGIVDNADLVDGAMIFGTGYAPFRGGPLNYARTRGPANIVAVLETLETKFGSRFKPDAGWDSFT
- a CDS encoding acyl-CoA thioesterase YciA (product_source=KO:K10806; cath_funfam=3.10.129.10; cog=COG1607; ko=KO:K10806; pfam=PF03061; superfamily=54637) encodes the protein MAETSVHAAPAPTEPQGELSIRTLAMPADTNQNGDIFGGWLLSQMDLAGSIYAYKTTQSRTVTVAIEAMTFRKPVYVGDVVSVYATTVRIGRTSITVHLEAWVQRRSEAKLILVTDGNYTYVSVNDHGKPQVIAQESLRTMV
- a CDS encoding hypothetical protein (product_source=Hypo-rule applied; superfamily=52540) yields the protein MSDTYIIEVSSEAAGIVVRDKSGFRFFAATHRFNPLDGKLFKNAREAERAATQCLAGRVEPQPA
- a CDS encoding N-ethylmaleimide reductase (product_source=KO:K10680; cath_funfam=3.20.20.70; cog=COG1902; ko=KO:K10680; pfam=PF00724; superfamily=51395) — its product is MTSKLFDAYKLGPITLKNRAVMAPLTRNRAAAGFVPGPLAAEYYGQRASAGLLISEGSQISQQGQGYQDTPGIYTKEQIAGWRKVTDGVHERGGRIFIQLWHVGRISHTSLQPNNGAPVAPSAVRANTKTFVGGAFADVSEPRALELNEIPGLIDDYKRATANALEAGFDGVEVHAANGYLLDQFARDGANKRTDAYGGPIENRAKLMLEVSKAVAEVAGADRTGIRISPVTPANDLADSNPQPLFNYIVDGLNDLKLVYIHVIEGATGGPRGNIPFDYESLRKRFGGAYIANNGYDFKLANQVLDTNKADLIAFGRNYISNPDLVERLKLGASLNDFDKATFYGGDAKGYTDYPAMA
- a CDS encoding hypothetical protein (product_source=COG3812; cath_funfam=1.20.120.450; cog=COG3812; ko=KO:K09983; pfam=PF09351; superfamily=109854); this translates as MSFYDGSAPLFIHTLTALSKILAKAEAHAKDKNIDPAVLLNARLSPTMYPLVKQIQLACDFSGKACARFTQTELPVMADNETTFEELQARIAKVIGNIKALPAEKYQGGEAREITYPIGQDKTVTVTGQQFLNHAALPNFFFHCVTAYDILRHNGVELGKRDFLGIS